One Candidatus Methylomirabilis sp. genomic region harbors:
- the larE gene encoding ATP-dependent sacrificial sulfur transferase LarE, with the protein MRKRADGMDAALEGKYRVLTSHLARLGRVLVAFSGGVDSSFVLRAAVEGCGEGVLAVTAVSPAVPAREVTEAKALAAALGARHHLLRTAEMADPNYIANPATRCYFCKRELYMRLAALAATEGHPTVVDGVNRDDLADWRPGRLAAAERGVLSPLVEANFTKAEVRAASRALGLPTWDKPAMPCLASRFPYGTPITVGGLRRVERAEEVLREHGFRELRVRHYGEAARVEVGPEELPRLLEPDRQAAVTAALRGLGYRTVTVDPEGFRSGKLNAGLTGTEGGAAARPAPGAGVRKG; encoded by the coding sequence ATGCGAAAGAGAGCCGACGGGATGGACGCCGCCCTCGAGGGCAAGTACCGCGTGCTGACGAGCCACCTCGCCCGGCTGGGCCGGGTCCTGGTCGCCTTCTCGGGCGGCGTGGACAGCAGCTTCGTCCTGCGGGCGGCGGTAGAGGGCTGCGGGGAGGGGGTCCTGGCCGTGACGGCGGTCTCCCCGGCGGTCCCGGCGCGAGAGGTCACAGAGGCGAAGGCCCTGGCGGCCGCGCTCGGGGCGCGGCACCACCTGCTGCGGACGGCGGAGATGGCCGACCCCAACTACATTGCCAACCCGGCCACCCGCTGCTACTTCTGCAAGCGGGAGCTCTACATGCGCCTCGCGGCTCTGGCGGCGACGGAGGGGCACCCAACCGTGGTGGACGGGGTGAACCGCGACGACCTCGCCGACTGGCGGCCGGGGCGGCTCGCGGCGGCGGAGCGGGGGGTCTTGAGCCCGCTCGTCGAGGCGAACTTCACCAAGGCCGAAGTCCGCGCGGCCTCGCGTGCGCTCGGCCTCCCCACCTGGGACAAGCCGGCCATGCCCTGCCTGGCCTCCCGCTTCCCCTACGGGACGCCCATCACCGTGGGGGGCCTCCGGCGGGTGGAGCGGGCCGAGGAGGTCCTGCGGGAGCACGGGTTCCGGGAGCTGCGCGTGCGGCACTACGGGGAGGCGGCCCGGGTCGAGGTGGGGCCGGAAGAGCTCCCGCGGCTCCTCGAGCCGGACCGACAGGCGGCCGTCACGGCCGCGCTCCGGGGCCTGGGCTACCGGACGGTGACGGTGGATCCGGAGGGGTTCCGATCGGGCAAGCTGAACGCGGGGCTCACGGGGACCGAGGGGGGGGCGGCAGCCCGGCCTGCGCCAGGGGCCGGCGTCCGGAAGGGATAG
- a CDS encoding chemotaxis protein CheD — MGANAESIRVPAATFAAGRDPDRLSIGGLGSCVGVALYDPVARVGGLAHVLVPAGAKGLTGRWPAASPERAIAGLLEAVAGAGGEPGRCVAKLAGGGQAFEALTSGGRARPVGPQTAAAVRAELERLGIRLVAEALSPEAGRSMELDLASGAVTVRGPGGTVRVL, encoded by the coding sequence ATGGGGGCTAACGCGGAGAGCATCCGCGTCCCCGCCGCCACCTTCGCCGCGGGGCGGGACCCGGACCGGCTGTCCATCGGCGGCCTGGGCTCCTGCGTGGGGGTGGCCCTCTACGATCCGGTGGCGCGCGTCGGGGGTCTGGCGCACGTCCTGGTGCCTGCCGGGGCGAAGGGCCTCACGGGGCGCTGGCCGGCGGCGAGCCCGGAGCGGGCGATCGCGGGGCTCCTCGAGGCGGTCGCCGGAGCCGGGGGAGAGCCGGGGCGCTGCGTGGCGAAACTCGCCGGGGGCGGCCAGGCCTTCGAGGCTCTCACGAGTGGCGGCAGGGCGCGGCCGGTGGGACCCCAGACCGCGGCGGCGGTCCGGGCCGAGCTCGAGCGGCTGGGGATCCGCCTGGTGGCGGAGGCCCTCTCGCCGGAAGCCGGGCGGAGCATGGAGCTGGACCTGGCTTCCGGCGCCGTGACGGTGCGGGGGCCGGGCGGGACGGTTCGGGTCCTCTGA